A genomic window from Brassica oleracea var. oleracea cultivar TO1000 chromosome C8, BOL, whole genome shotgun sequence includes:
- the LOC106312377 gene encoding uncharacterized protein LOC106312377 yields MASTSAVSLFMPLTQNRSPSSTKTVALRKPLLPLKPSTASSSSLAMPSRRFQVNASNLKMEKAVSGLAAAALTVSMVIPEVAEAAGSGISPSLKNFLLSIAAGGVVLTVIIGVVVGVSNFDPVKRG; encoded by the coding sequence ATGGCTTCTACCTCCGCCGTGTCATTGTTCATGCCACTCACCCAAAACCGATCGCCGTCGTCGACAAAAACTGTAGCCTTACGCAAGCCACTATTGCCTTTGAAGCCATCTACGGCGTCATCCTCCTCCTTAGCCATGCCTTCACGGAGGTTTCAAGTGAATGCATCTAACCTGAAGATGGAGAAGGCTGTGAGCGGCTTAGCAGCAGCAGCTCTCACCGTTTCAATGGTGATCCCTGAGGTGGCTGAAGCCGCAGGCTCCGGAATCTCTCCCTCTCTCAAGAACTTCTTGCTTAGCATTGCCGCGGGAGGAGTGGTGCTCACGGTCATCATCGGTGTGGTTGTTGGTGTCTCCAACTTTGATCCTGTTAAGAGAGGCTAA